The window TGAGCTCCAAGTTTCACCTCCCTCGATTGAAAGCGCCAATTCATATAATTGATTCATGTAatggttttatttgtttgttgactGGTTCGGCTAATAATAAAAACCATTCTATTTACATTAACAATCCTCTTTTGGGCGAGTATTTCAAACTTAAACTGCCTGAATGGAAGAAAGGTACTTGCCGTACTGATTACAAATTTTGCTTTAGTGAAGCATCTGGAAAGTATAAAGTATTGAGATTAGTATTTAGTATTGCGAGTATGCCTAAAGTATCTGAATTGGAGGTTTATACTCTTGGAGTTGATgagaaatggagaaatttggGTCAAGTTAATCTGGGTCTAAAACCTGTGTGGGAATCATTTGGTAATATTAATGTCAATGGTGCGATTCATTGGCTTGGAAATTCACCCGGAACTACCAGCATTCACTCATTTAATGTTGGGACAGAAGAGGTGAAATCCCTGCCAGTTCCACGTGATGTAGGAACGGATCCCCTCCACTGGATGCTAACAGAGTTGGGGAATTGTCTGTATTTGGCTGATACCGGCTATAATGGGTATGTTGATATATGGTGGATGAAAGAGTATGGAATAGCTCAATCTTGGACCAAAGATCGCA of the Capsicum annuum cultivar UCD-10X-F1 chromosome 11, UCD10Xv1.1, whole genome shotgun sequence genome contains:
- the LOC124888775 gene encoding F-box protein At3g07870-like — protein: MDANNNKPKSSNLFNGDCKRTRISHVTIMDLPTVIMVEILSRLPIKPIFKCKTVCKLWYHLLTSEVLSFKTNFPCMLLSDEYYSTTWLLELKADYDYYSLPDNRPIRLSSKFHLPRLKAPIHIIDSCNGFICLLTGSANNKNHSIYINNPLLGEYFKLKLPEWKKGTCRTDYKFCFSEASGKYKVLRLVFSIASMPKVSELEVYTLGVDEKWRNLGQVNLGLKPVWESFGNINVNGAIHWLGNSPGTTSIHSFNVGTEEVKSLPVPRDVGTDPLHWMLTELGNCLYLADTGYNGYVDIWWMKEYGIAQSWTKDRILTDSIPFNIHYSNLRPIIIWKDGEILMQRCCGTELASYNPKEKKFRKVNVYGSGNAATRYIPSFYSLKTVMGKTFQVSNLYPKTKIV